The proteins below come from a single Pseudomonas hygromyciniae genomic window:
- the cysD gene encoding sulfate adenylyltransferase subunit CysD, which produces MLDKLTHLKQLETESIHIIREVAAEFDNPVMLYSIGKDSAVMLHLARKAFFPGKLPFPVLHVDTTWKFQEMYRFRAKMTAEMGLDLLVHINQDGVAQNINPFTHGSAKHTDIMKTEGLKQALDKYGFDAAFGGARRDEEKSRAKERVYSFRDSKHRWDPKNQRPELWNVYNGKVKKGESIRVFPLSNWTELDIWQYIYLEQIPIVPLYFAAEREVIEKNGTLIMIDDERILEHLSDEEKARITKKMVRFRTLGCYPLTGAVESTATTLTDIIQEMLLTRTSERQGRVIDHDGAGSMEEKKRQGYF; this is translated from the coding sequence ATGCTCGATAAACTGACCCACCTGAAACAGCTGGAGACGGAAAGTATCCACATCATTCGTGAAGTGGCCGCCGAATTCGACAACCCGGTGATGCTCTACTCCATTGGTAAAGACTCCGCCGTGATGCTGCATCTGGCACGCAAGGCATTCTTTCCCGGCAAGCTGCCGTTCCCCGTGCTGCATGTCGATACCACATGGAAATTTCAGGAAATGTACCGTTTTCGCGCAAAGATGACTGCCGAGATGGGGCTGGATTTACTGGTGCACATTAACCAGGACGGTGTGGCGCAGAACATCAACCCCTTCACCCACGGCAGCGCCAAGCACACCGACATCATGAAGACCGAGGGCTTGAAGCAGGCCCTGGACAAGTATGGTTTCGATGCCGCCTTCGGCGGTGCCCGTCGCGATGAAGAGAAATCCCGCGCCAAGGAACGCGTGTACTCGTTCCGCGACAGCAAGCACCGCTGGGACCCGAAGAACCAGCGCCCCGAGCTGTGGAACGTCTACAACGGCAAGGTCAAGAAGGGCGAGTCGATCCGTGTGTTCCCGCTGTCCAACTGGACCGAGCTGGACATCTGGCAGTACATCTACCTGGAGCAGATCCCGATCGTGCCGCTGTACTTCGCCGCCGAGCGCGAAGTGATCGAGAAGAACGGCACGCTGATCATGATCGACGACGAGCGCATCCTCGAGCACCTGTCGGACGAGGAGAAAGCCCGTATCACCAAGAAAATGGTGCGTTTCCGCACCCTCGGCTGCTACCCGCTGACCGGCGCGGTGGAGTCCACTGCGACCACGCTGACCGACATCATTCAGGAAATGCTCCTGACCCGTACTTCCGAGCGTCAGGGCCGCGTCATCGATCACGATGGGGCCGGTTCCATGGAAGAGAAAAAACGTCAGGGCTATTTCTAA
- the nhaR gene encoding transcriptional activator NhaR yields the protein MLNYKQLHYFWNVAKAGSITRAAERLHLTPQTISGQLAELERSLGTDLFRRIGRRLELTSAGKLALSHADEIFQIGNELEQSLRSGAGSGEQSFRVGVADAVPKSLAYQLLAPAMALAEPVRLICYEDKLERLFAELAIHQLDLVIADRPLPSELGVKGYNHELGRCTVAFYAVPELAARYRSTFPRSLDGAPFLLPGDKVAVQAPLTRWFNEQQIQPHIIGKFDDSALMKAFGKAGAGIFPAPAILSNEIGDQYGVEVIGCAHEVMVRYYAISIERRLTHPAVVAVSEAAKQSLFVEGDPVR from the coding sequence ATGCTGAACTACAAACAGCTTCACTATTTTTGGAACGTCGCTAAGGCCGGAAGCATCACGCGTGCCGCCGAACGGCTGCATCTCACTCCCCAGACGATTAGTGGTCAGCTCGCCGAGCTTGAGCGTTCATTGGGCACGGATCTGTTCCGCCGTATTGGTAGGCGTCTCGAACTGACGTCTGCGGGAAAACTGGCGCTGTCCCATGCCGACGAGATCTTCCAGATAGGCAACGAACTCGAACAATCGTTACGCAGTGGTGCCGGCAGCGGAGAACAGTCGTTTCGGGTGGGGGTTGCCGACGCCGTGCCCAAATCGCTCGCCTATCAGTTGTTGGCACCAGCAATGGCACTCGCAGAGCCTGTGCGTCTCATATGCTACGAGGACAAGTTAGAGCGATTGTTCGCAGAACTGGCCATCCACCAACTCGACCTGGTGATCGCTGATCGGCCGTTGCCCTCCGAGCTGGGGGTGAAAGGCTATAACCACGAGCTGGGGCGATGCACCGTCGCCTTTTATGCGGTGCCGGAACTGGCCGCGCGCTACCGATCGACTTTTCCGCGCTCCCTGGACGGTGCCCCTTTTTTACTTCCGGGAGATAAGGTGGCGGTGCAGGCACCGCTGACGCGCTGGTTTAACGAGCAACAGATCCAGCCACACATCATCGGTAAGTTCGACGACAGCGCACTGATGAAAGCCTTCGGCAAGGCCGGTGCCGGCATTTTCCCTGCGCCGGCAATACTGAGCAATGAAATTGGGGATCAGTATGGGGTCGAGGTCATAGGCTGCGCCCATGAGGTCATGGTGCGCTACTACGCAATCTCCATTGAGCGCAGACTGACCCATCCCGCCGTCGTGGCGGTTAGTGAGGCGGCGAAGCAATCCTTGTTCGTCGAAGGCGATCCTGTTCGGTAG
- the hpf gene encoding ribosome hibernation-promoting factor, HPF/YfiA family yields the protein MQIDIQTRDITLTEELRAHVERRLQFALSRFQDQGLLITVCLSGVSGGSGEDRHCYLQIRAEGCPDVSIEDTEADLYIAINRAVERAGRMLERQWQCAHNHLNGPFQ from the coding sequence ATGCAAATCGACATCCAGACCCGCGATATCACGCTGACCGAGGAGTTGCGTGCCCATGTAGAGCGACGGTTGCAGTTCGCCCTAAGTCGCTTTCAGGATCAGGGGCTGCTGATCACCGTCTGCCTGTCCGGCGTGAGCGGGGGCAGCGGGGAGGATCGCCACTGTTACCTGCAAATTCGTGCCGAGGGCTGCCCCGATGTCTCCATCGAAGACACCGAGGCAGACCTCTATATCGCGATCAATCGCGCAGTGGAGCGCGCCGGACGAATGCTGGAGCGCCAGTGGCAGTGTGCCCACAATCATTTGAATGGCCCGTTTCAGTGA
- a CDS encoding TerC family protein, producing MSPTISIGEPWMWAVFIAFVLIMLALDLFVFGGNKAHKVSVKEAGAWTLAWVSLALAFGVGLWWHLNGTVGPEIADQKALEFLTGYLIEWSLSVDNVFVFLLIFTAFHVPAEYQRRVLIYGVLGAIVMRAIMILAGAWVVREYSWVLYIFGAFLLITGIRMLVMAEKVPDLEQNPVLKFARRHLRITEDYHGEKFSVLKDGVRYVTPLFLVLIMIEVTDLVFAVDSIPAIFAITTDPFIVFTSNIFAIMGLRALYFLLADVADRFHLLKYGLAMVLTFIGAKMLIAPWYHVPVQASLGIVVILIGSSVIASLVATRRAN from the coding sequence ATGAGCCCTACTATCTCCATCGGCGAACCCTGGATGTGGGCCGTCTTCATCGCTTTCGTTCTGATCATGCTGGCGCTGGATCTGTTCGTGTTCGGCGGCAACAAGGCGCACAAGGTGAGCGTCAAGGAAGCGGGTGCCTGGACGCTGGCCTGGGTGAGTCTCGCGCTCGCGTTCGGCGTCGGCCTGTGGTGGCATTTGAACGGCACGGTGGGGCCGGAGATCGCCGACCAGAAGGCGCTGGAATTTCTCACCGGCTATCTGATCGAGTGGTCGCTATCGGTGGACAACGTGTTTGTCTTCCTGCTGATCTTCACGGCCTTCCACGTCCCAGCCGAATACCAGCGCCGGGTGCTCATCTACGGTGTGCTCGGTGCCATTGTCATGCGCGCCATCATGATCCTCGCCGGAGCCTGGGTGGTGCGCGAGTATTCCTGGGTGCTCTATATCTTCGGTGCCTTCCTACTGATCACCGGCATACGCATGCTGGTCATGGCGGAGAAAGTGCCCGATCTGGAGCAGAACCCGGTTCTCAAGTTCGCGCGCCGGCATCTGCGCATTACCGAAGACTATCACGGCGAAAAATTCAGCGTGCTCAAGGATGGCGTGCGCTATGTCACGCCGCTGTTCCTGGTGCTGATCATGATCGAGGTCACCGACCTGGTGTTCGCGGTGGATTCCATTCCAGCCATCTTCGCCATCACCACCGACCCCTTCATCGTCTTCACCTCCAACATCTTCGCCATCATGGGCCTGCGCGCGCTGTATTTCCTACTCGCTGACGTGGCGGATCGTTTCCATCTACTGAAATACGGCCTGGCCATGGTGCTCACCTTCATCGGTGCCAAGATGCTGATCGCGCCCTGGTATCACGTACCGGTGCAGGCTTCGCTCGGCATCGTCGTGATCTTGATCGGCTCGAGCGTAATTGCCAGTTTGGTCGCCACGCGCAGAGCAAACTGA
- a CDS encoding DUF6671 family protein: MHFTHHLYRGQRVALLTQHGKEKVLAPVLELALGCRVELVTGYDTDLLGTFTRDIPRAGSQIEAVRQKARIGMQISGLPLGLASEGSFGPDPFAGMFPWNMELLIFIDDIRAIEVVGVAQGNAKSAHLLTASWAEAESFAHQTGFPEHHLVLRPDSEADPRIRKGIASWATLEAAFAWAREQSASGRVFLETDGRAHANPTRMENIRRAAEDLAKKLCSLCPACSTPGFWIVERVPGLRCTDCDAPTRETRAEVHGCLKCAHRETRERTDRQYADPRYCDYCNP, encoded by the coding sequence ATGCACTTTACCCACCATCTCTACCGGGGTCAGCGCGTCGCGCTGCTCACCCAGCACGGCAAGGAAAAGGTGCTCGCGCCAGTGCTGGAACTCGCGCTCGGTTGCAGGGTGGAGCTTGTCACCGGGTATGACACCGACCTGTTAGGTACCTTCACCCGCGACATCCCCCGTGCTGGTTCGCAGATAGAAGCTGTGCGCCAGAAGGCGCGTATCGGCATGCAGATTTCCGGACTGCCACTGGGGCTTGCCAGCGAAGGCTCCTTTGGCCCTGATCCGTTCGCGGGAATGTTTCCCTGGAACATGGAATTGCTGATTTTCATAGACGATATCCGCGCAATCGAGGTGGTCGGCGTCGCCCAGGGCAATGCAAAGAGCGCCCACCTGCTGACGGCCAGCTGGGCTGAGGCCGAATCCTTCGCCCACCAAACGGGATTTCCCGAGCACCATCTGGTGCTGCGTCCTGACAGCGAGGCCGATCCGCGTATTCGCAAAGGCATCGCCTCTTGGGCGACGCTGGAGGCCGCCTTTGCCTGGGCGCGGGAGCAATCGGCCAGCGGCAGGGTTTTTCTCGAAACCGACGGGCGCGCCCATGCCAATCCCACGCGTATGGAGAATATCCGCCGTGCGGCTGAGGATCTGGCAAAAAAGCTCTGCTCGCTGTGTCCAGCCTGCAGTACGCCGGGGTTCTGGATCGTCGAGCGCGTGCCTGGGCTGCGTTGTACGGACTGTGATGCGCCGACCCGCGAAACCCGCGCCGAGGTTCATGGATGCCTCAAGTGCGCGCATCGCGAGACCCGCGAGCGCACCGACCGGCAATACGCCGATCCGCGCTATTGCGACTACTGCAATCCCTGA
- the pyrC gene encoding dihydroorotase, whose translation MSKTRLTLTRPDDWHLHLRDGDVLASVLPDTARRFARAIVMPNLKPAVITTAQALAYRERILAALPAGMSFEPLMTLYLTEATPPEEIARAKASGVVHAVKYYPAGATTNSSSGVSDLKRIYSVLAAMERHDLPLLMHGEVTSADVDTFDREAVFIERHLEPLVREFTGLRMVLEHITTATAADFVSEAPENLAATITAHHLLLNRNAMFEGGLWPHHYCLPLLKRETHRRALVAAATGGSPKFFLGTDSAPHSRHAKESACGCAGIYTAHAAIELYAEVFEQAAALERLEAFASFHGPDFYRLPRNSDSITLEKQSWTVPETVRFGNETGLPLRAGGTIAWRLIEALPMQAR comes from the coding sequence ATGAGTAAGACGCGCCTGACCTTGACCCGCCCCGATGACTGGCACCTGCATCTACGCGATGGTGACGTACTGGCCTCGGTACTCCCCGACACGGCGCGGCGGTTTGCGCGCGCCATCGTCATGCCCAACCTCAAGCCGGCCGTGATAACCACGGCGCAGGCGCTGGCTTACCGCGAGCGCATCCTGGCGGCGTTGCCGGCGGGGATGTCATTCGAGCCGCTGATGACGCTCTACCTCACCGAGGCCACGCCGCCCGAGGAGATCGCACGGGCCAAGGCGAGTGGTGTCGTGCATGCGGTCAAGTATTACCCGGCCGGCGCGACGACCAACTCCTCAAGCGGTGTGAGCGACCTGAAACGCATCTACTCGGTGCTCGCGGCAATGGAGCGGCACGACCTGCCGCTGCTTATGCACGGCGAGGTGACCTCAGCGGACGTCGACACCTTCGACCGCGAAGCGGTGTTTATCGAGCGCCATCTGGAACCACTGGTGCGTGAGTTCACCGGCCTGCGCATGGTGCTGGAGCACATCACCACCGCTACGGCCGCCGATTTCGTCAGCGAGGCCCCGGAAAACCTCGCAGCGACCATCACTGCGCACCATCTACTGCTTAACCGCAACGCGATGTTCGAGGGGGGCTTGTGGCCGCACCATTACTGCTTGCCGCTGCTGAAACGCGAGACGCACCGTCGCGCGCTGGTTGCCGCTGCCACCGGAGGCAGCCCGAAGTTTTTTCTCGGCACCGACAGCGCGCCGCACTCGCGTCACGCCAAGGAGTCCGCTTGCGGCTGCGCGGGCATTTATACCGCGCACGCTGCGATCGAGCTCTACGCCGAGGTCTTCGAGCAAGCTGCAGCGCTCGAGCGGCTGGAGGCGTTCGCCAGCTTCCATGGGCCTGACTTCTACCGGCTACCGCGCAACAGCGACAGCATCACCCTGGAGAAGCAGAGTTGGACTGTGCCCGAAACGGTCCGTTTCGGGAATGAAACGGGCCTACCATTGCGCGCCGGGGGAACGATTGCGTGGAGACTCATCGAAGCATTGCCTATGCAGGCGAGATGA
- a CDS encoding L-threonylcarbamoyladenylate synthase — MDCVIDGGSCKVGLESTILDLSGEYPRVLRPGAVMPNVLTRVLGELLTVSAGGGPRAPGCLASHYAPDTPLQLIDATEIEAAAQSFLNFGQSVAVLSMHPPATNEVGCRWLMMPADPKEYGQVLYALLREIDTWDCHCALVELPPAKMEWEAVRDRLKRAAGGRQAERGCA, encoded by the coding sequence GTGGACTGCGTCATCGACGGTGGTTCGTGCAAGGTGGGCTTGGAGTCCACCATCCTCGACCTCAGTGGGGAGTACCCGCGCGTGCTGCGTCCCGGGGCGGTGATGCCCAACGTGCTTACTCGTGTCCTCGGCGAATTGCTCACCGTGAGCGCGGGCGGTGGCCCACGGGCACCGGGTTGCCTGGCCTCTCATTACGCCCCGGATACCCCGCTGCAACTAATAGATGCGACGGAAATCGAGGCAGCGGCCCAGTCGTTTCTGAACTTCGGACAATCGGTTGCAGTTCTGTCAATGCATCCGCCGGCAACCAACGAGGTCGGCTGCCGCTGGCTAATGATGCCCGCCGATCCCAAAGAGTACGGGCAGGTGCTTTATGCGCTCCTGCGCGAAATCGATACCTGGGATTGTCACTGTGCTCTAGTCGAATTACCGCCCGCCAAAATGGAGTGGGAAGCGGTGCGCGATCGCTTGAAGCGTGCTGCTGGCGGCAGGCAGGCCGAACGGGGTTGCGCATGA
- a CDS encoding Mur ligase family protein, giving the protein MNSRGLRLSEVAHWFGVTTPEPDAFVRGVCIDSRCVRRGDLFVALPGKQHDGHDFLTEAKRRGAVAAVVNRQGHADFCQLVVPDTVSALGLMARAWRSRFEIPLIAVAGSNGKTTVKEMLGAILRRAASVAVLVTHGNLNNEIGVPLTLLRLRDRHRFAVIELGANHPGEIALLADLARPHPWVDY; this is encoded by the coding sequence ATGAATAGCCGAGGGTTGCGTTTATCCGAAGTCGCGCACTGGTTTGGTGTTACGACACCTGAGCCGGATGCGTTTGTGCGAGGCGTGTGCATCGATAGTCGGTGTGTGCGGCGCGGCGATTTGTTTGTTGCACTGCCGGGTAAGCAGCATGACGGCCATGATTTCTTGACTGAGGCCAAGCGTCGAGGTGCGGTCGCCGCAGTGGTCAATCGGCAAGGGCATGCCGATTTCTGCCAGTTAGTGGTGCCCGATACTGTATCGGCGCTGGGGCTGATGGCTCGCGCGTGGCGTAGCAGATTCGAGATTCCGTTGATCGCGGTCGCCGGGAGCAACGGGAAAACCACCGTTAAGGAGATGCTGGGGGCAATCCTGCGCAGGGCCGCCTCGGTTGCGGTTTTAGTGACACACGGCAATCTCAATAACGAGATCGGCGTTCCGCTGACCTTATTGCGCTTGCGCGATCGACACCGTTTCGCGGTGATCGAACTGGGTGCCAACCACCCCGGTGAGATCGCGTTGCTAGCCGACCTCGCCCGCCCCCACCCTTGGGTTGATTACTAA
- a CDS encoding Mur ligase family protein: MITNAGLDHIAGFGGSEGAARANGEMFAAMDDAGIALLNADDPCFPIWTALANGRRIIGYSLSSAQVDVQGGVAFHGIRRAARDPITVGGASTSNWR, encoded by the coding sequence TTGATTACTAACGCAGGACTGGACCATATCGCGGGCTTTGGTGGTTCGGAGGGGGCGGCACGGGCCAACGGCGAGATGTTCGCGGCGATGGATGACGCCGGAATTGCGCTGCTCAACGCCGACGACCCTTGCTTCCCTATCTGGACAGCACTGGCGAACGGACGTCGGATCATCGGTTATAGCCTGTCGAGCGCGCAAGTCGATGTACAGGGGGGCGTGGCATTCCACGGCATACGGCGGGCGGCTCGTGATCCAATCACCGTGGGGGGGGCCTCGACATCGAACTGGCGCTGA
- a CDS encoding glutamate ligase domain-containing protein produces the protein MQPLVGLHGARLIDDSYNANPSSLHAALAVLADTQGERVLVLGGHGRVG, from the coding sequence ATGCAGCCACTGGTTGGTTTGCACGGCGCCCGACTGATCGACGACAGCTACAATGCCAACCCTTCATCGTTGCATGCGGCCTTGGCCGTGCTCGCCGACACCCAGGGAGAGCGGGTGCTGGTACTGGGGGGACATGGCCGAGTTGGGTGA